A single window of Dehalococcoidia bacterium DNA harbors:
- a CDS encoding helix-turn-helix domain-containing protein — protein MIKDLSTDTPQAITMRISQASPDAPCTRQEIAQMVNVERQTVGELLAELRLQGWLILEDERGCWLASSFAEVKEWRTTTLIPAMLVLLRTDQAMHQAALQQFGAGRIETA, from the coding sequence ATGATAAAAGATTTGTCCACAGACACGCCACAGGCTATCACGATGCGAATATCACAAGCAAGCCCTGACGCGCCGTGTACGCGCCAGGAGATAGCGCAGATGGTAAACGTAGAGCGGCAGACCGTTGGTGAACTACTGGCAGAACTGCGCTTGCAAGGCTGGTTGATTCTCGAAGACGAGCGCGGGTGCTGGTTAGCGTCGTCATTTGCAGAGGTAAAGGAATGGCGCACCACAACGCTTATTCCGGCAATGCTGGTACTGCTCCGCACCGACCAGGCAATGCACCAAGCAGCGTTGCAGCAGTTCGGCGCGGGTAGGATTGAGACGGCATAA
- a CDS encoding DUF2997 domain-containing protein, with amino-acid sequence MESHELHITIDKTGKLAVEVQGVQGEGCEALAAALDALGTVESEEHTDGWNRKQRREQGVTGKVAARG; translated from the coding sequence ATGGAATCGCACGAACTGCATATTACGATTGACAAGACCGGCAAGCTGGCCGTGGAAGTGCAAGGGGTACAAGGTGAAGGCTGCGAGGCTTTAGCCGCTGCCCTGGACGCACTCGGAACGGTAGAGAGTGAAGAACACACGGACGGCTGGAATCGCAAGCAGCGCCGCGAGCAGGGCGTTACCGGCAAGGTGGCGGCGCGTGGCTAA
- a CDS encoding DUF1257 domain-containing protein, giving the protein MSHKKTIRTEYRDAECLEEAFREAAQAQGFQSLTGATHAQMYNGERVPVAMRIQRNRQSDSWYYGDFGLAKGDGVYTIVIDDLDIGRPKVQAFLNDLAQRYTYKATLKTLAAQGYAVTEQRQADGTIKLIARPTRRTATRQTTRSTATRQVATVRR; this is encoded by the coding sequence GTGAGCCACAAGAAAACGATTCGTACAGAATATCGAGATGCGGAGTGTCTGGAAGAGGCGTTCCGCGAAGCCGCACAAGCACAGGGCTTTCAGTCGTTGACCGGAGCAACGCACGCCCAGATGTACAACGGCGAGCGCGTCCCAGTGGCGATGCGGATTCAACGTAACCGGCAGTCTGATAGCTGGTACTACGGTGATTTTGGCTTGGCTAAAGGCGACGGCGTGTATACCATTGTCATCGACGACCTGGATATTGGTCGCCCGAAAGTGCAAGCGTTCCTCAACGACCTGGCGCAACGCTACACCTACAAAGCCACACTCAAGACGTTAGCCGCCCAGGGGTATGCCGTCACCGAGCAGCGCCAAGCCGACGGTACAATCAAGCTGATTGCCCGCCCCACCCGCCGCACGGCTACCCGGCAGACCACACGTTCAACCGCCACCCGCCAAGTGGCGACGGTAAGGAGATAG